A single Paracoccus pantotrophus DNA region contains:
- a CDS encoding HNH endonuclease family protein produces the protein MDIANTTLEHIYPQKLDAKDRVAELEPVKHALGNLTILGPGENDAAANKSFPDKRKAFEESNLRINRQIAKNMTWTKADVDKRTGLLAEIAEKIFVP, from the coding sequence TTGGATATCGCAAACACCACCTTGGAGCATATTTATCCGCAGAAGCTCGATGCTAAGGACCGTGTCGCAGAGCTAGAACCGGTCAAGCATGCGCTCGGAAATCTGACCATCCTCGGTCCGGGCGAGAATGATGCGGCCGCGAACAAAAGCTTCCCCGACAAGCGTAAGGCGTTCGAGGAGTCCAACCTTCGCATCAACCGGCAGATCGCGAAGAATATGACCTGGACGAAAGCGGATGTCGATAAGCGCACAGGGTTGCTGGCCGAGATCGCGGAGAAGATCTTTGTACCTTAG
- the nrdD gene encoding anaerobic ribonucleoside-triphosphate reductase: MPAPLTPPPIAPARDVAVDVASSVNEYLDRADWRVNANANQDYSLGGLILNVSGKVVANYWLSHVYPPAVGEAHRRGDLHIHDLDMLAGYCAGWSLRTLLTELVHCPIRIAR, encoded by the coding sequence ATGCCGGCGCCGCTTACGCCCCCGCCCATCGCGCCGGCAAGGGATGTCGCCGTCGATGTCGCCTCGTCGGTCAACGAATACCTGGACCGCGCCGATTGGCGAGTGAATGCCAATGCCAATCAGGACTATTCGCTCGGCGGGCTGATCCTGAACGTCTCGGGCAAGGTGGTGGCCAATTACTGGCTGTCGCATGTCTATCCGCCCGCCGTGGGCGAGGCGCATCGCCGGGGCGACCTGCATATCCACGACCTCGACATGCTGGCCGGCTACTGCGCCGGCTGGTCGCTGCGCACCTTGCTGACCGAGCTGGTTCATTGCCCTATCCGAATTGCGCGATAG
- the tnpA gene encoding IS66-like element accessory protein TnpA encodes MHSDVVNDVSYAGVGMRGDILGLERRRRWSDEEKLEIVLSVGVDGATVTQVAQRHDVTRQQIYAWRHQLKKKGVVSASPETLFLPVGLDRPTELVMQTAAICTGAPRPAQIELQLANGRCLRFDPALDTVTLTHVIRAVEGA; translated from the coding sequence GTGCATAGTGACGTCGTTAATGACGTGTCTTATGCGGGTGTGGGGATGCGGGGCGATATTCTTGGACTGGAGCGGCGGCGGCGGTGGAGCGACGAGGAGAAGCTCGAGATCGTTTTGTCGGTCGGCGTGGACGGGGCGACGGTGACGCAGGTTGCACAGCGGCACGATGTGACGCGGCAGCAAATCTATGCCTGGCGGCACCAACTGAAGAAGAAGGGCGTGGTTTCGGCGTCTCCGGAGACGCTGTTTCTGCCGGTTGGATTGGACCGGCCCACGGAATTGGTGATGCAGACAGCGGCCATCTGCACAGGAGCGCCTCGGCCTGCCCAGATCGAGTTGCAGTTGGCGAATGGTCGCTGCCTGCGCTTCGATCCGGCTCTGGATACCGTGACGCTGACACATGTGATCCGTGCGGTGGAAGGGGCATGA
- a CDS encoding AzlC family ABC transporter permease — MSSISSFLNGVRAALPIAAAYVPVAFTLGAASSQLGFAPVESALWSLVMFSGANQALLLSSLVAGTPLVLVAFLCAIASFRHILYGIVLADRVPEESAVRFLFGYGLTDEVFATVVGTDRDSSRKLAVNWLIGLALTALVVWVIGTGVGSTVGDALEAASPKVQGALNFALPALFLALVWSMASRSTLVRMMMASAIAIGFVSFGHPQLAIPAGAVAALFPVRSQ, encoded by the coding sequence ATGTCTTCGATTTCCTCTTTTCTCAATGGTGTTCGTGCGGCGTTGCCGATAGCAGCTGCCTATGTGCCGGTGGCATTCACACTGGGCGCCGCCTCATCCCAGCTGGGATTTGCGCCCGTAGAGAGTGCGTTGTGGTCTCTGGTGATGTTCTCAGGAGCGAATCAAGCGCTTCTGCTGAGTTCTCTGGTAGCAGGGACCCCGCTTGTTCTGGTCGCCTTCTTATGTGCAATTGCCAGCTTCAGGCACATTCTCTACGGAATTGTGCTGGCGGACCGCGTACCAGAGGAATCAGCCGTCAGGTTCCTGTTCGGCTATGGACTGACAGATGAAGTATTTGCTACTGTAGTCGGCACGGATCGCGATTCATCCCGAAAACTGGCGGTTAACTGGCTTATTGGTCTGGCGCTGACCGCACTTGTAGTCTGGGTGATCGGCACAGGAGTTGGCAGTACCGTTGGCGACGCGCTTGAGGCTGCCTCACCGAAGGTCCAGGGTGCCCTGAACTTTGCTCTTCCTGCCCTGTTTCTTGCGCTTGTTTGGTCAATGGCAAGTCGCAGCACCCTGGTCCGAATGATGATGGCAAGTGCCATTGCCATTGGCTTCGTCAGCTTCGGCCACCCGCAGTTGGCGATCCCGGCTGGCGCTGTTGCGGCCCTTTTTCCGGTGCGTTCCCAATGA
- the tnpB gene encoding IS66 family insertion sequence element accessory protein TnpB (TnpB, as the term is used for proteins encoded by IS66 family insertion elements, is considered an accessory protein, since TnpC, encoded by a neighboring gene, is a DDE family transposase.) has translation MIGPGTGVRVYLACGVTDMRKGISGLAALAQDVLRQKPAGGAVFAFRGRRGDRLKLLHWDGQGFCLYYKVLEKGRFPWPMRGDGAVRLTSAQLAMLWEGIDWRRPDWGAPPARVG, from the coding sequence ATGATCGGGCCGGGAACCGGCGTTCGTGTCTATCTGGCCTGCGGCGTGACCGACATGAGGAAGGGAATCTCCGGGCTGGCTGCACTTGCCCAGGATGTTCTGCGCCAGAAGCCGGCCGGCGGTGCGGTTTTTGCATTCCGCGGGCGTCGCGGCGACAGGTTGAAATTGCTTCATTGGGATGGTCAGGGCTTCTGCCTGTATTACAAGGTGCTGGAGAAGGGGCGCTTTCCCTGGCCGATGCGCGGGGATGGTGCGGTTCGCCTGACCTCGGCGCAGCTGGCCATGCTGTGGGAAGGCATTGACTGGCGCAGGCCGGATTGGGGCGCGCCACCGGCCCGGGTGGGCTGA
- a CDS encoding tyrosine-type recombinase/integrase, translating into MAKITKRLVDTAEIGSKDYVIWDDELPGFGLRIFASGKRSYVIQYRSRGRSRRYTIGLHGVWTPETARREAKAQLGRVAQGEDPAEEREEDRKAVTIKQLCEQYIADMEAGLILGKGGRPKKETTIATDVGRIRRHIIPLLGTRRVRDITKPDMNNLMKDIIAGKTRVTMKTEKLRGKAIVRGGRGTAIRTMGLLGGIFSYAVEAGVIEHNPTHGLRKPKYQVRDRRLSEAEYRILGGILREAQESEHYRIHADILRLIALTGCRRGEIINLKWSEVDLEGSCLRLVDSKEGSSVRPVGLPVVEYLENERKRRTGTYVFPGKGLDNAVGNFPQSWRKMFKDTQLWDVTPHVLRHSFASIANDLGFTEITIAALIGHAKGSVTSKYVHTLDSTLIMAADMVSGYVKALLEGIEFRRNTYTLDRQTRRNAIKQLLTESNSRAYLSLEA; encoded by the coding sequence ATGGCAAAGATCACTAAGCGGCTCGTCGATACGGCCGAGATAGGCAGCAAGGACTACGTCATATGGGACGATGAACTCCCAGGATTTGGCCTTCGCATCTTCGCGTCAGGGAAGCGGAGCTATGTGATTCAGTACCGGTCTCGTGGCCGCTCGCGCCGCTACACGATCGGCCTTCATGGCGTGTGGACACCCGAGACCGCGCGTCGTGAGGCGAAAGCGCAACTCGGCCGGGTTGCTCAAGGTGAGGATCCCGCAGAAGAACGAGAAGAAGATCGCAAGGCAGTCACTATCAAGCAACTCTGCGAGCAGTACATAGCCGACATGGAAGCCGGCCTCATTCTCGGAAAAGGTGGCAGGCCGAAGAAGGAGACTACCATCGCCACCGATGTTGGTCGTATCCGCAGACACATCATTCCCCTTCTGGGGACACGACGTGTGCGGGACATCACCAAGCCGGACATGAACAATCTGATGAAGGACATCATCGCCGGCAAGACACGCGTAACAATGAAAACCGAAAAGCTTCGCGGCAAGGCCATCGTCCGCGGCGGCCGCGGCACCGCCATCCGGACAATGGGTCTGCTTGGCGGAATCTTCTCTTATGCCGTCGAGGCCGGCGTGATTGAGCACAACCCGACGCATGGTCTCCGCAAACCGAAATATCAGGTTCGCGACCGTCGGCTCAGCGAAGCAGAATACCGGATTTTAGGCGGCATTCTTCGGGAGGCCCAGGAGAGCGAGCACTACCGCATACACGCTGATATCCTCAGGCTGATCGCGCTTACTGGCTGCCGTCGCGGAGAAATCATAAATCTCAAATGGAGCGAGGTCGATCTTGAGGGTAGCTGCCTACGGCTGGTCGATAGCAAGGAGGGTTCCTCTGTTCGTCCTGTGGGACTGCCTGTTGTTGAGTATCTCGAGAACGAACGGAAGCGACGCACGGGCACGTATGTTTTTCCCGGCAAGGGGTTGGACAACGCCGTCGGGAACTTCCCGCAGAGCTGGAGGAAGATGTTCAAAGACACGCAGCTTTGGGACGTGACCCCACACGTTCTGCGGCACAGCTTCGCGAGCATCGCGAACGACCTTGGCTTCACAGAGATCACGATCGCCGCACTGATTGGACATGCAAAGGGATCGGTCACGAGTAAGTACGTCCACACGCTCGACTCCACGCTGATCATGGCTGCGGACATGGTATCTGGATACGTGAAGGCCCTACTCGAAGGGATCGAGTTCAGGCGGAACACCTACACGCTGGATCGTCAAACGCGACGCAATGCGATTAAGCAACTACTCACGGAATCGAACTCACGTGCTTACCTTTCACTCGAGGCGTAG
- a CDS encoding IS66-like element ISPpa5 family transposase, with translation MSNAAQTLPDDPALLKSLIAALQAENAKISATLRAHDQLIQSLRLRIARLKKQVFGQSSEKIEREIEQLELALEDLMIAAAEGQPDVVNDGQNDDGLETAPADEAAERPSRRRPRVSDSTPRERRELDPGSCCPDCGGDLRLVGEDVSEMLDLIAAQLKVVQIARLKKSCRRCERMVQMPAPSRPIPGSMAGANLLAHILVSKFDDHLPLYRQHEIFTRMGADIPDSTLVDWCGRAMKVLAPLIERIEVDVMASDLLHADDTPIRVLDRAGRDKGVGKGVKKGRIWAYVRDQRPWAGASPPGAVYAFAPDWKEEHVHGHLANTRGILQADGYKGYAKLYEPEPDGKPRLREAACWAHLRRDFHDEWTKTKSTIAREALDRIGALYDIEREITGHPADIRLAARRKHSVPKVEVFFAWSEQQLSRIPGKGDLAKAFRYGLSRRDAFSLFLEDGRVAIDNNPAERALRPIGVGRRNWLFAGADTGAETLARAMTIVETAKMNGLDPQAYLADILARIHDHKINRLDDLLPWNWSPLPSALHEAA, from the coding sequence ATGTCGAATGCGGCCCAGACCCTTCCTGATGATCCGGCGCTTCTGAAGTCGCTGATCGCGGCGTTGCAGGCGGAAAACGCGAAGATCTCGGCCACGTTGCGCGCCCATGACCAGTTGATCCAGTCCCTGCGGCTGCGCATTGCCAGGCTGAAGAAGCAGGTCTTCGGCCAGTCCTCGGAAAAGATCGAGCGCGAGATCGAACAGCTGGAGCTGGCGCTCGAGGATCTCATGATCGCAGCGGCCGAAGGCCAGCCTGACGTCGTGAACGACGGCCAAAACGATGATGGGTTGGAAACGGCACCTGCCGATGAAGCTGCCGAGCGCCCATCCCGCCGACGTCCCCGGGTCTCGGACAGCACGCCGCGCGAGCGGCGGGAGCTCGACCCCGGCAGTTGCTGCCCCGATTGCGGCGGCGATTTGCGCCTGGTGGGCGAAGATGTCAGCGAGATGCTGGATCTGATCGCGGCACAATTGAAGGTTGTCCAGATCGCCCGCCTGAAAAAGTCCTGCCGCCGCTGTGAACGCATGGTGCAGATGCCGGCCCCCAGCCGGCCGATCCCCGGCAGCATGGCCGGTGCGAACCTGCTCGCCCACATCCTCGTCTCCAAGTTTGACGACCACCTTCCGCTTTATCGCCAGCATGAGATCTTCACCCGGATGGGCGCCGACATCCCGGACAGTACCTTGGTCGACTGGTGCGGTCGCGCCATGAAGGTGCTGGCACCGCTGATCGAGCGGATCGAGGTGGATGTGATGGCCAGCGACCTCCTTCATGCCGATGACACACCGATCCGGGTGCTGGATCGCGCGGGCCGCGACAAGGGGGTGGGCAAGGGTGTGAAGAAGGGCCGGATCTGGGCCTATGTCCGCGATCAGCGCCCTTGGGCAGGCGCCTCACCGCCCGGCGCGGTCTATGCCTTCGCGCCCGACTGGAAGGAAGAGCACGTCCACGGCCATCTCGCCAACACCCGCGGCATTCTCCAGGCCGATGGCTACAAGGGTTATGCCAAGCTCTATGAACCGGAACCCGACGGGAAGCCCCGCCTTCGGGAGGCCGCGTGTTGGGCTCACCTGAGGCGTGACTTCCATGATGAATGGACCAAGACCAAATCAACGATCGCCCGCGAGGCACTCGACCGTATCGGCGCGCTCTATGACATCGAGCGGGAGATCACCGGCCATCCCGCCGATATCCGCCTTGCCGCGCGCCGGAAACACAGCGTTCCGAAGGTCGAGGTCTTCTTCGCCTGGTCAGAGCAGCAGCTCTCGCGGATCCCCGGCAAGGGCGATCTGGCCAAGGCCTTTCGTTACGGGCTGAGCCGCCGGGACGCTTTCAGCCTGTTCCTTGAGGACGGCCGGGTGGCGATCGACAACAATCCTGCCGAGCGCGCGCTGCGCCCGATCGGTGTCGGGCGCCGCAACTGGCTCTTCGCCGGTGCGGATACCGGAGCCGAAACGCTGGCCCGCGCCATGACCATCGTTGAAACCGCCAAGATGAACGGCCTGGACCCCCAAGCCTATCTGGCCGACATCCTGGCCCGCATCCATGATCACAAGATCAATCGGCTCGACGATCTGTTGCCCTGGAACTGGTCGCCGCTGCCCTCCGCCCTGCACGAGGCCGCCTGA
- a CDS encoding AzlD domain-containing protein yields the protein MAIGVCTGATRIAPLFFAGRRKENDVRRPAWLNSLGPCLLAAMAVVVILPAVQSSVREESITPTAISFAVVAAVMIIRRDPGLATIGGMLAYFLLS from the coding sequence ATGGCAATCGGGGTTTGCACGGGCGCAACCCGCATCGCGCCATTGTTTTTTGCTGGACGCAGGAAGGAAAATGACGTCCGGCGTCCAGCGTGGCTGAATTCCCTGGGCCCGTGTTTGCTCGCTGCTATGGCCGTCGTGGTTATCCTGCCTGCAGTTCAGTCTTCGGTGCGAGAAGAATCGATAACGCCCACTGCCATATCCTTTGCGGTTGTGGCGGCAGTTATGATTATTCGCCGTGACCCCGGACTGGCGACAATCGGAGGGATGCTCGCATATTTCCTGCTAAGTTAG